TGACGCTGCCAGCGAACTCATGCGAAGCACTGCCCGACTGCCATCAGTGATGTTGACGGCATGAACTCGATTTTTGAGTAGCAGAGCCATTTGCAGCATGTGAGCCGCGTTGCCACCTTTGGGCGGAGCCACCTCAGCCGTGACTAAAAACTCACCAGACTGAAGCGCATTGCGGAAGCAAGAGGGAGATGGCAGTAGGGATGAATTAAGCATCGCGAGATTGTTTTGACCGTTATCCATCACTTAATTGACCTCACCATCATCACTTCATCTTGCATTCCGTACTCCTGCTGAGCTAATGAGCTGTTGAGTATCCCAGTTATAAGGGCAAGGCATAGCCCAAGGCTGATTTTGCCTGGTTCAGGGTTTGGTTGGCGATCGCAGCAGCAGCTTCTTGGCCTTTGCGCAGCACTGATTCCAAATAGCCCTTATCCGCCATGATGTCGTTGTATTTGTCTTGGATGGGCTTGAGAGCGCTGATCGTAGTTTCAGTCAATAAAGGCTTGAACTGGCCCCAACCCATATCCTGACACTCTGCCGTCACCTCAGCTTTAGTTTTGCCTGACATGAGCATATAGAGCGTCAACAAGTTGTTGCACTCAGGCCGTTCTAGGTTGTCAAACTCTAACCCTCTGACGGGGTCAGTTTTGCAGCGCTTAATCTTGTTTTGAATCTGCTCAGGCGCATCTAAAACGTTGATCCGACTCAAGTCTGAAGGATCAGATTTAGACATTTTGCGAGTGCCGTCGGTCAAGCTCATGACTCGCGCACCTGCCGCCCGAATCAGTGGCTCTGGCAGCTTAAAGGTCGGATATTTGTCTTTACAAAACTGATGATTAAACCGTGCGGCAATGTCACGAGTTAGCTCTAGGTGCTGCTTTTGGTCTTCTCCCACTGGGACTTTATCAGCTTGGTAAAGCAAAATATCGGCGGCCATCAGCACCGGATAGTCGAGCAGGCCCACATTGACATTCTCGCCTTGCCGCACCGCTTTTTCCTTGAACTGAATCATGTCTTCCAGCCAGTTCAGCGGGGTAATGCAGTTCAGCAACCAGGTTAATTCGCTGTGGGCTGGGACGTGGGACTGCACAAAGATGTGGGCGTGCTGCAAGTCGATGCCACAAGCCAAGTAAATCGCTGCGATCGCGTAGGTGTCAGCTGCCAAGGTAGCTGGATTGTGGGGTGCAGTAATGGCATGGAGATCGACGACACAGAAAAAATTTTCGTATTGGCTTTGGCCTTCCACCCAATTGCGAATGGCTCCTAAGTAGTTTCCTAAGTGGAGATTGCCCGTCGGTTGAATGCCAGAAAGAACCCGCTGCTTAGCCATAATTTTTAAATGATCACATGCCAAAGCTGTCCTAAGACCTAAGTGGGGCCAAGTTGCTGCCTTTACTCCAGTTGCCTGGGGCAGAAGCAGGGACAGTCCAAAATCCAGAGTAAAGCTTTACGATGCAAAAATTAACTTTTGTTTATGTAAAAGCAAAGACGATTACAAAGGCTAGTTGCTGGAATTATCGAATTTATTGATCTCTTATCGATGTTTAAAGTCTTTGCACTACTTCCCAATTATGCCCCAGTCTGCTCAAAATCCGGTTGACCCACTCAACACTCAAAGCTGCTGATCCCTTTCCTGTGAATTAATACCAGAACAGTAGCAGCAAGTTGTACAGTCTATTCATGCTTTTCAGCTCATGCTTTTCGGCTCCTTCTTATGCTTCTAGGCTGTCTTCCTTGGCTTCAGGTTGATCAGTGGCAGTTGGCTGTTATTGATCTCAATCAATTCATTGACCTCCTGCAATTTCCGTTCATGCAACGGGCGATCGCCGGAGGAATCTTGATGGGAGTGTTAGGTGGACTACTCGGTTGCTTTGTGACCCTGCGCCAGTTGTCATTTTTTAGTCATGCTGTGGGTCATGCAGCCTTAGTTGGAGTCGCTTTGGGCGTTTTGCTCCAGTTAAACCCCACTTGGATGCTGCTACCTTTCACCCTCCTGTTTGGTTTAGCGGTGCTTTACCTGATTGACCAAACCGACTTGTGGAGTGACAACATCCTCAGCATTGTCCTCTCAGGCGCTTTAGCGATCGGGGTGATCCTGACTAGCTTTATTCAGGGCTATCGCGGGAACCTGATGGGAGTGTTGTTCGGCGATATCCTAGCCATCAACCGCACCGACTTGGTGCTGACTCTCCTGTTGTTGATCGTCAGTGCTATTTTTTTGCTATCGACGCTCCGACAACAAATCCTGCTGACGCTCAATCAAGCGGTCGCTCAAGTGCAAGGAATTTCAGTCCAACTGCACCGATATTTGTTTGTGGTCCTGCTGTCTCTTGCCGTTGCCGTTTCTATCAAGGCGATCGGTATTTTGCTCGTGAATGCCTTTTTGGTTATTCCAGCCTCGACTGCCAAGTTGCTGAGCCAACGTTTTGCTCGTTTCTTGCTCCTATCAGTTGCGATCGGAGCGCTCAGTAGCATCATGGGCATGTTGGTATCTGGAGCACTGAATTTTGCTTCTGGCCCTAGTATTGTGTTAGTTCAATTTGTGCTTTTTTTGGTCGTTCTTAGTCTAACTAAGCTAAGAGCGTTACCAACCTAAGGCAGGATCTTCCTGACAAAGGCACACTATATCGTAAAGACTTAGTAGTTGAGATTTGGGGAGACCGAATTCTTGCCACCTTTAGGCTTGGTGAAACACTACCCACGTTTTATACTCTCTACAGCTTGACCAAAGTGAGGTTGAGGCTGGTTAGCAACTTATATTTCCGTCACTCATCATCCTAGAGTGTGACAAACTCGGTGATAACGCCTTTAAGCAGCCCTAATCTCCCTAATTTCTAAACTGACTGTGCAATTAAAGTACGCGCTGGTTCATGAATGGTTAACGCCAAAAGCAACAGGGGGTTCGGAACTAGTTGTGCAGGAGATCTTGCAGCATGTGGATGCTGACCTCTATGCATTAATTGATTTCGAATCTACAAATCCGGACAGCTATTTGTTTAAGCGTCAGATCGGCGCGACTTTCTTGCAGCATTTTCCGGGTGCTCGCGAGGGTGTGCAGAAGTATTTGCCTCTATTGCCTCTGGCGATCGAACAACTGGATTTGCGTCCGTATGATGTGATTCTCTCTTCTTCCCACGCGGTGGCTAAAGGAGTCCTAACTGGCCCCCATCAGTTGCATATTTGTTATTGCCATACACCCATGCGCTATGCCTGGGATCTAACCTTCGACTACTTGCGCAGCAGTGCTTTAGGGCGTGGAGTTCCAGGGTGGGCAACTCGCTGGCTACTGCACTATCTGCGGCAATGGGATGTCTTATCTGCGAATCGGGTGGATTATTTCATTGCCAACTCTTACAACACAGCTCGTCGGATTTGGCGCTACTATCGGCGTCCAGCTACAGTGATTTATCCACCTGTGCATACGGAGCGATTTCCCTTCCAGGCTCAGAAACAGGACTTTTACCTTACCGTTTCTCGCTTGGTGAGCTACAAGAAAACCTCGCTGATTGTGCGTGCTTTTAATCAGTTAGGGCGATCGCTGGTGGTGATTGGGAGTGGCCCAGAACTGCAAGAGCTACGCAAAATCGCCCAGCCGAATGTACAAGTGTTGGGTTGGCAGCCAGATGCAGTCGTGGAGAAATACATGGCCGAGGCGAAGGCTTTTGTTTATGCGGCTCATGAAGATTTTGGCATCGCTCCGGTTGAGGCTCAAGCCTGTGGTACCCCTGTGATTGCTTATGGGGCAGGAGGAGCCTTGGAAACGGTGCGAGATGTGCGGCAGTATCCTGATGCTGCGACAGGAGTTTTGTTCTCAACTCAATCGGAGGTGGCTTTAATTGAAGCGGTGGAGTATTTTGAAGCTCATGCCCAAGCATTTCAGCCTGAGGTGGTGCGATCGCATGCCCTAACCTTTGACGCTAAGGCGTTTGTGCAACAATATCTCAGCTTTGTGGAACACTCCTGCCAAGAATTTCGGTCTAGCGATCCCAGTGGGGCATTGTCTTTTAGACCTAAATTACCGTAGAAGGTGTTTCTGGCTTTATGATCAGGACTGTGTGTGGTGTGAGTTTGTGAGTTGAAGGAGTACAATGACTGCCGAAAGTCAACTTATCTCCGGCAAGACAATTCGGGCGATTTTTAAGCGGGGCTTGCCGCCAGTTACGTTAATTAGTCTAGACGGAGAGCTTCCCAAGCGGGTGTTTGATATTGGGTTTTCGCTTGCGGTTTTGGTTTTGTTCTCTCCGGTTTATCTACTCCTGGCCCTGTTGATTGCCCTTAGCTCTCCAGGGCCGATTTTTTATGTCCAAGAACGAATTGGCAAGAATCGTCAACCGTTTGGTTGCATCAAATTCAGAACAATGGTGGCAAATGCTGACGAGGTGTTACTCCACCTGTTGGCAACTTCCCCAGAAGCCCGGCAAGAATTTGAAGCCAATTTCAAACTGAAATACGATCCTCGCATTACCTGGATCGGTCGATTTTTGCGGGTTACAAGCCTGGATGAGTTCCCGCAATTTTGGAATGTGTTGAAGGGTGATATGAGCGTCGTGGGTCCTCGGCCTCTGGTAGAGGAAGAGTTACCAAAATACGGCAGATACATGGATCGAATTTTGACCATTCAACCTGGAATTACAGGACTCTGGCAAGTTTCAGGACGAAATGATATTCCTTATCATCGTCGTGTTCAAATGGATCTTTACTATGTCAACGCTCGTAACCTTTGGATGGATCTCTGGTTAATCGTGAAGACAATTGGCGTAGTTATATTTCCGAGCAAAAATGGTGCTTACTGAAGCTAATCCATCACATCTGTTAGGGCTGACTTCTCTATAGCCAGTGTCCAACTATACAGTATGAGCGCAAGAGATGAGTTGACTTATTTTTTCCTGGGAAAGCTGAATCTCAATCTTTGGCAAAAATACACAGAGGCTCCTGATTCTTTGCAGACATTACATAGTTTTTTGATGTTTTGTTGAGAATTTCAAGTTAACGTATGGATTGATTCTCACACCCGCAGTATCTATTTATTTGTGCAGCATGCTTATGGAAAAGCACCTTCAAAAGATGGCTTACCATTGACGACAGAGTCTTTTCCTGAGCGCTCCCCCACAAAAATGGGATGTATAAGGTGTAACGGCTAGGTGCAAGCTTTAAATAGCCTCTGTCCGCTTCCAGATTTCAAAAGAATTGCTTGGAGCTGTGACAAGCTCAGACAGCTACTTAAACAGCTAAAAGTTATGCTTCCCAGCCCCCATGTCAGCCACAGAAGGAACTTTGCAAATGACCCAACAGAAGCGAGCGCTAATCACAGGTATTACAGGTCAAGATGGCTCTTACCTCAGTGAACTGCTGTTAGAAAAGGGTTATGAAGTTCATGGCATTATTCGACGAACTTCAACCTTCAATACGGATCGGATTGACCATATATACGAAGACCCTCACAAAGAGGGAGCGCGTTTGTTTCTGCACTATGGTGACTTAACAGATGGGACAACGCTACGCCGTATTTTAGAAGAAGTACAGCCGCAAGAAATTTACAACCTAGGGGCTCAGTCGCATGTGCGCGTCAGCTTTGACTCGCCAGAGTACACGGTTGATGCAGTGGGTATGGGAACACTTCGCCTGCTGGAAGCGATCCGAGACTATCAGCACCGCACAGGCTTAGAAGTGCGGTTCTACCAAGCAGGCTCCTCAGAGATGTTTGGGAAGGTGCAGGAAGTACCCCAAACGGAAACTACGTCCTTCTACCCCCGTAGTCCTTATGCTTGTGCGAAAGTTTATGCTCACTGGCAAACTGTAAACTACCGCGAATCCTATGGCTTGTTTGCCGCTAATGGGATTTTGTTCAACCACGAATCTCCACGTCGGGGTGAAACTTTTGTCACCCGCAAAATTACCCGAGCGATCGCGCGAATTGTGGCAGGTAAGCAAAAGAAAATTTA
This region of Trichocoleus desertorum NBK24 genomic DNA includes:
- the trpS gene encoding tryptophan--tRNA ligase, translated to MAKQRVLSGIQPTGNLHLGNYLGAIRNWVEGQSQYENFFCVVDLHAITAPHNPATLAADTYAIAAIYLACGIDLQHAHIFVQSHVPAHSELTWLLNCITPLNWLEDMIQFKEKAVRQGENVNVGLLDYPVLMAADILLYQADKVPVGEDQKQHLELTRDIAARFNHQFCKDKYPTFKLPEPLIRAAGARVMSLTDGTRKMSKSDPSDLSRINVLDAPEQIQNKIKRCKTDPVRGLEFDNLERPECNNLLTLYMLMSGKTKAEVTAECQDMGWGQFKPLLTETTISALKPIQDKYNDIMADKGYLESVLRKGQEAAAAIANQTLNQAKSALGYALPL
- a CDS encoding metal ABC transporter permease; the encoded protein is MLLGCLPWLQVDQWQLAVIDLNQFIDLLQFPFMQRAIAGGILMGVLGGLLGCFVTLRQLSFFSHAVGHAALVGVALGVLLQLNPTWMLLPFTLLFGLAVLYLIDQTDLWSDNILSIVLSGALAIGVILTSFIQGYRGNLMGVLFGDILAINRTDLVLTLLLLIVSAIFLLSTLRQQILLTLNQAVAQVQGISVQLHRYLFVVLLSLAVAVSIKAIGILLVNAFLVIPASTAKLLSQRFARFLLLSVAIGALSSIMGMLVSGALNFASGPSIVLVQFVLFLVVLSLTKLRALPT
- a CDS encoding glycosyltransferase, whose translation is MQLKYALVHEWLTPKATGGSELVVQEILQHVDADLYALIDFESTNPDSYLFKRQIGATFLQHFPGAREGVQKYLPLLPLAIEQLDLRPYDVILSSSHAVAKGVLTGPHQLHICYCHTPMRYAWDLTFDYLRSSALGRGVPGWATRWLLHYLRQWDVLSANRVDYFIANSYNTARRIWRYYRRPATVIYPPVHTERFPFQAQKQDFYLTVSRLVSYKKTSLIVRAFNQLGRSLVVIGSGPELQELRKIAQPNVQVLGWQPDAVVEKYMAEAKAFVYAAHEDFGIAPVEAQACGTPVIAYGAGGALETVRDVRQYPDAATGVLFSTQSEVALIEAVEYFEAHAQAFQPEVVRSHALTFDAKAFVQQYLSFVEHSCQEFRSSDPSGALSFRPKLP
- a CDS encoding sugar transferase encodes the protein MTAESQLISGKTIRAIFKRGLPPVTLISLDGELPKRVFDIGFSLAVLVLFSPVYLLLALLIALSSPGPIFYVQERIGKNRQPFGCIKFRTMVANADEVLLHLLATSPEARQEFEANFKLKYDPRITWIGRFLRVTSLDEFPQFWNVLKGDMSVVGPRPLVEEELPKYGRYMDRILTIQPGITGLWQVSGRNDIPYHRRVQMDLYYVNARNLWMDLWLIVKTIGVVIFPSKNGAY
- the gmd gene encoding GDP-mannose 4,6-dehydratase, producing the protein MTQQKRALITGITGQDGSYLSELLLEKGYEVHGIIRRTSTFNTDRIDHIYEDPHKEGARLFLHYGDLTDGTTLRRILEEVQPQEIYNLGAQSHVRVSFDSPEYTVDAVGMGTLRLLEAIRDYQHRTGLEVRFYQAGSSEMFGKVQEVPQTETTSFYPRSPYACAKVYAHWQTVNYRESYGLFAANGILFNHESPRRGETFVTRKITRAIARIVAGKQKKIYLGNLDSKRDWGYAKDYVRAMWLMLQQDEADDYVVATGETHSISEFLDLSFKCVNLDWHDYVEFDERYLRPAEVDLLIGDPAKAKQKLGWEPSVTFEQLVAIMVEADLQALGLTMENGRGSSLEHATVRHQVSNVMS